From Domibacillus sp. DTU_2020_1001157_1_SI_ALB_TIR_016, a single genomic window includes:
- the acpS gene encoding holo-ACP synthase: MIKGIGMDIVEIDRIKRLIDRQPKFLERVLTPAELNSYLQKKGTRRFEYAAGRFAVKEAFSKAAGTGIGGELSFQDIEVGADEKGKPILIQPYSEGVHVTITHSQHYAAAVVIIES, encoded by the coding sequence ATGATTAAGGGCATTGGGATGGATATTGTTGAAATTGACCGGATCAAACGGCTGATTGATCGACAGCCGAAATTTTTAGAGAGGGTGCTGACACCGGCGGAGCTCAATTCCTATCTCCAAAAAAAGGGCACGCGCCGCTTTGAATATGCAGCCGGGCGCTTTGCGGTTAAAGAAGCATTCTCAAAAGCGGCAGGGACAGGCATTGGCGGGGAGCTGTCGTTTCAGGATATTGAAGTAGGTGCAGATGAGAAAGGTAAGCCGATTCTCATCCAGCCGTACAGTGAAGGCGTTCATGTCACGATTACCCATAGCCAGCATTATGCCGCAGCAGTTGTGATCATTGAATCATAA
- a CDS encoding DEAD/DEAH box helicase → MTKFKDLNLSEATLKAIDKMGFEEATPIQSETIPLGLTGKDIIGQAQTGTGKTTAFGIPMVEKIDTKNEAIQGLIIAPTRELAIQVSEELYRIGSGKRVRVLAVYGGQDIQRQIRALKQRPHIIVGTPGRILDHINRRTLKLENLETLVLDEADEMLNMGFIQDIESILSNVPAERQTLLFSATMPGPIRAIAERFMKDPEMIKVKAKEMTVSNIDQYYVKVPQREKFDVLARLMDSHSPELAIIFGRTKRRVDELANALSLRGYQAEGIHGDLTQAKRLTVLNRFKAGKIDVLVATDVAARGLDISGVTHVYNYDIPQDPESYVHRIGRTGRAGKEGMAITLVDPREMSYLREVERTTKKRMNPMEAPSWDDALSGLQQAAVTELEEAIAKNEWAEYRSFAKEMLDQYGAEDVVAAALKLITKEPDRTPVHITNEAALPQKRDKFRSKNSGGYRKSGGGGRQGGGRSYGNRDRKGGSGSGRRKYSSN, encoded by the coding sequence TTGACAAAATTTAAAGATTTAAATTTAAGCGAAGCAACGCTGAAAGCAATTGACAAAATGGGCTTTGAAGAGGCGACGCCAATTCAGTCTGAAACGATTCCTTTAGGCTTAACTGGAAAAGACATCATCGGACAGGCACAAACAGGAACGGGTAAAACAACAGCATTTGGTATCCCGATGGTGGAAAAAATTGACACGAAAAATGAAGCAATCCAAGGGTTGATTATTGCACCGACACGCGAGCTTGCGATTCAGGTTTCAGAAGAACTTTATCGAATCGGCAGCGGCAAACGTGTCCGCGTGCTGGCTGTTTATGGCGGACAGGACATTCAACGCCAAATTCGCGCGCTTAAACAACGCCCGCATATTATCGTTGGAACACCGGGACGTATTCTAGACCATATTAACCGCCGTACATTAAAACTTGAAAATCTTGAAACGCTTGTGCTTGATGAAGCAGATGAAATGTTGAACATGGGCTTTATTCAGGACATTGAATCAATTCTTTCAAATGTTCCTGCAGAGCGCCAGACACTTCTTTTCTCAGCAACAATGCCGGGACCAATCCGGGCGATCGCTGAACGCTTTATGAAAGATCCAGAAATGATCAAAGTAAAAGCGAAGGAAATGACAGTTTCTAACATTGATCAGTATTACGTGAAAGTACCGCAGCGTGAAAAATTCGACGTTCTTGCCCGTTTGATGGATTCTCATTCACCTGAGCTTGCAATCATCTTTGGCCGTACAAAGCGCCGTGTTGATGAGTTGGCAAATGCACTTAGCCTGCGCGGCTACCAGGCGGAAGGTATTCATGGTGACTTGACACAAGCAAAGCGTTTAACGGTATTAAACCGTTTTAAAGCAGGAAAAATCGATGTGCTGGTAGCAACAGACGTTGCGGCGCGCGGTCTTGATATTTCTGGCGTTACACACGTTTATAACTATGATATTCCACAGGACCCTGAAAGCTATGTTCACCGTATCGGCCGTACAGGACGTGCTGGTAAAGAAGGTATGGCGATTACGCTGGTTGACCCGCGTGAAATGAGCTATCTTCGTGAAGTGGAACGTACAACGAAAAAACGCATGAACCCAATGGAAGCTCCATCTTGGGATGATGCGCTTAGCGGTCTGCAGCAAGCGGCTGTTACAGAGCTTGAAGAAGCGATTGCTAAAAATGAATGGGCAGAATATCGCTCATTCGCAAAGGAAATGCTTGACCAGTACGGTGCAGAAGATGTTGTAGCGGCGGCATTAAAACTTATCACAAAAGAGCCGGACCGTACACCAGTTCATATTACAAATGAAGCGGCACTTCCACAAAAACGTGACAAGTTCCGCAGCAAAAACTCAGGCGGATACCGCAAATCTGGCGGAGGTGGACGCCAGGGCGGCGGACGCTCTTACGGAAACCGTGACCGCAAAGGCGGATCAGGCAGCGGGCGCCGTAAATATTCATCTAACTAA
- a CDS encoding alpha/beta hydrolase, with product MNGCLCIHGFTGSPYEVQPLADYLRTHTDWKIAVPVLPGHGETLSLKKVSCNEWLDCAEAALLELLEECETVYLIGFSMGGLIAAYLAARYPVRKLVMLSAAAKYLNPSQAKQDIRVMFQDLREKKLHENELFLRYREKLLMTPPSAARQFQKVVGLARPSLRKINIPVFIAQGTADGIVPVKSAAYIYRRLSSAERHLYYSPGAKHLICHTGNTEELFKKVFTFLSG from the coding sequence ATGAACGGATGCTTATGCATTCATGGCTTCACTGGTTCCCCATATGAAGTACAGCCGCTTGCTGATTATTTGCGTACCCATACGGATTGGAAAATTGCCGTGCCCGTTTTGCCGGGGCACGGCGAAACACTATCCTTGAAAAAAGTTTCCTGTAATGAGTGGCTTGACTGTGCAGAAGCAGCACTGCTTGAGCTTCTAGAGGAATGCGAGACGGTTTACCTGATCGGTTTTTCGATGGGAGGGCTGATCGCTGCTTACTTAGCGGCCCGTTATCCGGTGCGGAAGCTGGTGATGCTGAGTGCAGCGGCTAAATATTTGAATCCGTCCCAGGCTAAGCAGGATATCCGGGTGATGTTCCAGGATTTACGAGAGAAAAAACTCCATGAAAATGAATTGTTTTTAAGATACCGGGAGAAGCTGTTAATGACTCCGCCAAGTGCAGCACGTCAGTTTCAAAAGGTAGTCGGGCTTGCGAGGCCGTCCTTAAGGAAAATTAATATTCCGGTATTTATCGCGCAGGGAACAGCAGATGGAATTGTGCCTGTTAAAAGTGCTGCGTATATTTACCGCCGTCTTTCCTCGGCTGAACGGCATTTGTACTACTCACCTGGCGCAAAGCATTTAATTTGCCATACAGGAAATACAGAAGAGCTTTTCAAGAAAGTCTTTACTTTTCTTTCCGGATAA
- a CDS encoding UDP-N-acetylmuramoyl-tripeptide--D-alanyl-D-alanine ligase, with the protein MIEKTVEQITDMINVENDVTKWYNQKIKGVSIDSRKVDGGRLFIPFSGENTDGHQYVRQAIESGAGAALWQKDVPGMPEDLPVLVVEDTLLALQQLSKSYRDSLEVKVIGVTGSNGKTTVKDMTASVFGEKYRVQKTEGNYNNHIGLPLTMLSLREDTEIAILEMGMSGRGEIELLSKLASPDAAIITNIGEAHLQDLGSREAIADAKLEITAGMSDDGTLVYLGDESLLSERVTEEVDFQTKTFGMDKGNDMHPISIEQTERGSRFAMNQAPALSFELPVLGQHNVTNALAAVSAASLFDVPFEAAVEGLKKVELTKMRMEWVEGKNGVKIINDAYNASPTSVKAAVSLVADLPSTSKKIVVLGDMLELGLDEELFHYQTGQAIDADKIDYVFTYGTLGQFIASGAKGSFGSERVFSFQDKDELVQSLQGMLQGGELILVKASRGIKLEEVVESLSH; encoded by the coding sequence ATGATTGAAAAAACAGTCGAGCAAATAACAGACATGATCAATGTCGAAAATGATGTAACAAAATGGTACAACCAGAAAATTAAAGGTGTTTCGATCGACTCCCGCAAAGTGGACGGCGGCCGCCTGTTTATCCCGTTTTCCGGAGAAAATACAGATGGGCATCAGTACGTACGCCAGGCGATTGAAAGCGGGGCAGGTGCAGCGCTTTGGCAAAAAGACGTACCTGGAATGCCGGAGGATTTGCCTGTACTAGTAGTAGAAGATACGCTGCTTGCTCTGCAGCAGCTGTCAAAATCTTATCGTGATTCCCTGGAAGTGAAAGTGATAGGAGTCACTGGAAGCAACGGAAAAACGACAGTCAAGGATATGACAGCTTCCGTTTTTGGAGAAAAGTACCGCGTGCAAAAAACAGAAGGCAATTACAATAATCATATCGGCCTGCCGCTTACGATGCTTTCTCTCCGTGAGGACACTGAAATTGCGATTTTAGAAATGGGGATGAGCGGCAGAGGAGAAATTGAACTTCTCTCCAAGCTCGCTTCCCCTGATGCTGCGATTATTACCAATATCGGTGAAGCGCATTTGCAGGACTTGGGCTCACGTGAAGCGATTGCAGATGCGAAGCTGGAAATAACGGCAGGAATGTCTGATGACGGTACGCTTGTTTATTTAGGAGATGAGTCGCTTCTTTCAGAACGCGTAACGGAAGAGGTAGATTTCCAGACAAAAACATTCGGTATGGATAAAGGCAATGATATGCACCCAATCTCTATTGAGCAAACAGAAAGGGGCAGCCGCTTTGCCATGAATCAAGCACCTGCTCTTTCGTTTGAGCTTCCTGTTCTTGGCCAGCACAATGTAACCAATGCGCTTGCGGCTGTTTCGGCAGCATCTTTGTTTGATGTACCATTTGAAGCGGCTGTCGAAGGCTTGAAAAAAGTCGAGCTGACTAAAATGCGCATGGAGTGGGTAGAAGGCAAAAATGGCGTAAAAATCATTAATGATGCTTACAATGCCAGTCCTACATCTGTGAAAGCGGCCGTTTCTCTTGTGGCGGATTTACCGTCAACATCTAAAAAAATTGTGGTGCTTGGCGATATGCTGGAGCTCGGTTTGGATGAAGAGCTGTTTCACTATCAGACAGGGCAGGCAATCGATGCGGACAAAATTGATTACGTATTCACATACGGAACACTCGGGCAGTTTATTGCCTCAGGTGCAAAAGGTTCGTTTGGCTCTGAGCGTGTTTTTTCTTTCCAGGACAAAGACGAATTGGTGCAGTCCCTTCAAGGAATGCTCCAAGGCGGTGAGCTGATTCTTGTAAAAGCGTCAAGAGGCATAAAGCTTGAAGAGGTTGTGGAAAGTCTTTCACATTAA
- a CDS encoding D-alanine--D-alanine ligase, producing the protein MKTKLGLLYGGKSAEHNVSLQTAKAVTAAINLNKFDVYPIYISIDGTWTEGEKLQGPAETVEELKLTGNGGTEHVLSMLAQNKYDVVFPLLHGPNGEDGTVQGLLEVLNVPYVGNGVLASSAGMDKIMMKNVFAQAGLKQVDYTHITKVKWEQDKEEACRRIEEKLGWPCFVKPANLGSSVGISKCQSQDELMAAMEEAFQFDRKVIIEEGVTAREIEVGILGNDEPECSVIGEIVPKKDFYDYKAKYEDGDTGLIIPADLIEAQQKEMKELAIRAYQSLDCSGLVRADFFLTKTGDFLINEVNTMPGFTPFSMFPLLWKEAGVDYPQLIEKMIDLGIERHKEKQSIKYTV; encoded by the coding sequence ATGAAAACAAAACTTGGATTGCTTTATGGAGGAAAATCAGCAGAACATAACGTGTCACTGCAAACAGCAAAAGCTGTTACAGCCGCGATCAATTTAAATAAATTTGATGTATACCCGATTTACATTTCAATAGATGGTACCTGGACAGAAGGAGAAAAGCTTCAAGGGCCTGCTGAAACAGTAGAAGAACTGAAACTGACTGGTAACGGTGGAACGGAGCATGTTTTATCCATGCTTGCACAAAATAAATATGATGTTGTCTTCCCTCTTTTGCATGGGCCAAATGGAGAAGACGGAACGGTGCAGGGCCTTCTGGAAGTATTAAATGTTCCTTATGTAGGAAACGGTGTGCTTGCTTCATCGGCGGGCATGGACAAAATTATGATGAAAAATGTATTTGCTCAAGCCGGCTTAAAGCAGGTGGATTATACACATATAACGAAAGTGAAATGGGAACAAGACAAGGAAGAGGCATGCCGCCGCATTGAAGAAAAGCTTGGCTGGCCGTGCTTTGTTAAGCCGGCTAACCTCGGTTCAAGCGTCGGGATCAGCAAATGTCAAAGCCAGGATGAGCTAATGGCCGCGATGGAAGAAGCTTTTCAATTTGACCGGAAAGTGATCATTGAAGAAGGGGTAACGGCACGTGAAATCGAAGTCGGCATCCTTGGCAATGACGAGCCGGAATGCTCGGTAATCGGAGAAATTGTACCGAAGAAGGATTTCTACGATTATAAAGCAAAGTATGAAGACGGTGATACCGGGTTGATTATTCCGGCGGACCTTATCGAGGCACAGCAAAAAGAAATGAAGGAACTGGCCATCCGGGCATACCAGTCACTTGACTGTTCAGGCCTTGTGCGGGCGGATTTCTTCTTAACCAAAACGGGTGATTTCCTTATTAATGAAGTGAATACAATGCCGGGCTTTACACCATTCAGCATGTTCCCGCTTCTTTGGAAGGAAGCAGGTGTAGACTATCCGCAGCTGATTGAGAAAATGATTGATCTTGGTATTGAACGACATAAAGAAAAACAATCGATTAAATACACGGTTTAA